The Rosa chinensis cultivar Old Blush chromosome 7, RchiOBHm-V2, whole genome shotgun sequence DNA segment TCATTTTCTCCTGGAGGATTACTTTGTCGAACGTCCAGTATACGACGAAGCAGGTTTTCGGAGGCGGTATAGAATGCAAAAACATGTCTTCCAACGCATAATGGAAGACCTATGCAACTTCGATAGTTTTTGGGGACAAAAAGCAGATGCCACTGGAAAAATGGGACTGCTTCCCGAACAAAAAATGACAGGTGCCCTGAGAATGCTTGCGTACGGTGCAGCTGCAGATCAATGTGATGAGATCACTAGGATGGGGGCTTCTATAGCGCTGGAATGTCTCAAGAAATTTTGTAGACAAGTCGAGTTTCTTTATGGTGGGTGGTTTCTTCGTCCTCCAAATCCCGCTGATCTATATAGGCTTCTCAATAGAGGACAACGCCGTGGGTTTCCAGGCATGATTGGGAGCATCGATTGCATGCATTGGGAGTGGAAGAATTGCCCAACCGGCTGGGCTGGAGCTTTCTCGGGTCGAAAGGGTAGACCAACTATTATTCTTGAAGCAGTGGCGTCTTACTACATGCGTATATGGCACGCCTTCTTCGGAACTCCTGGAGCTCAAAATGACCTAAATGTTCTGGGTGCGTCTAATGTGTTCGAGCGTGTCATAGGTGGAACTGCTCCTCTGGTTGAGTTTGAAGTCAGTAACAAAAGGTACACCAATGGTTACTATCTTGCTGATGGAATATATCCGAGGTGGTCCACTTTTGTCAAAACAATATCAAACCCTAGAACAGGAGAGGAGAAACACTTTTGTAAAAAACAAGAGGCTTATCACAAAGATGTGGAGAGGTGTTTTGGTATCCTTCAATCTCGATGGGCCATACTGCGTCACGGTGCTAGGTTGTTTAAATTGGAGGATCTTCGAGCCATTATGATAAGTTGTATCATTCTTCATAACGTGATTGTGGATGATGAGTTTGTTGAGGAAGAATTTATGGAGTCTCAAGAAGCTGATCTAATGAATCCAGCAATGGCAACCGTCTATGACCAGCCTGTGCATCCCGATACTGGAGCACCTATTCCTTTCGAACCAGTAGGGAGAGATGGACAGAATCTTCCTGCATTCATGGATCGTGAATTTCAGGTAGAGTCAGCCTATCTCCACAAGTGCCTGCAAGATGATTTGGTGATGCACAATTGGAACATGGATGGTAACTGAGTATGAACCACCACAATTTGGGATTTAGATTTGAATAAATGGTGGTTTGTAATTTTAATCAATGTTttctatgtttgtgtgctttccTGATATGTTTggttttatttgtatttttaatCGATGTTTATCTATGTTTGAGAATAAAATTTGTTTAACATTAATAAAACTATTGTCATTTGGAGTTACATACTTCTTATTATTGTTAGGTTCATTCATCAATTTATTCAAAGcatacaaattttatttcataaaattaaaattacataaGTGAAATTAAGAttacacaaaaaaaattaaaaaataaaacttgattTCCTAGGCAACATTTTATTATCTCTTACATAATAAAATTAGTCGAATTGAGGTATGTAGCAACCGCTGCTACCACCATCGGACATTGTTTTTGCTACGATAtcaccctttttctttttccaccaaGCCTTTGATTGTGGTGTCATGGAATTAGTATCCATGGCCATAATTCTTGCATCTTCTTTCGcctcttcaaattcaaataccTTCTTTGTGTGAGCAGCCATTTCTTCGTTTCTTTTCTTCACTAGCTCAACAGAAGCTTGAGTTGATTCTGCCATGGCTTGAATAGCAAGAGCCATACTTTCTGCTGCATCTTGcgccttctttccttttttctttgcttCCTTGGTTCTTTTTTGTCCCATTGGTCTCGGCATGGAGCTTGATGGTGTCTCCAAAACTATTTCATCATCCAAGTCAATTGGAGACTCGTTTTCGGAGAAACTAGCTGTCGAATATGATGCCGGTGGTTGAGAATTAGATGGTGGATCCATAAAATACGGGTGATACTTAACTTTCTCCCAACATTCAAATTTATCAAACTTCTTGGGATGTTTTTTCATGAAGATATAGTGAGTTTGattttcctaaacaagaagaaTGAAGCAATAAAAATCAACCGaaaaattaatataacattTGTATGGGGAAAATTTTacttaaaaacataaataataataataataatataacaaAATAGGATCGGGAGAAAAATCAATACCTCGTCCATTTTATTGGTTCCGCTCATTATACGATTACGAGAAGTCATTTGTGCATTGTGCCAATCTTTGAGAATTCTTTTCAATGTTCGAAACTGAGATTGGAGAGCTTGAGGAGTTCGGCTTGTTGGTGGACCTTGCCAATTTTGCACATAATCGGCATGAACTTTTTCCCATAACTTTGAGGAAGTTATTTGTTTGCCGGTGATCGGGCACACGGTCTTACGCGCCCATGAATCGCACAATTGAACTTGCTCgtcggtagaccaattggtacCCGAATCTCCCATTGTTGGATGataattgaaagaaatgaagagaatattgatggaggaagaagatggagaggtaaaattattgaaaattttgatgtgAGAAATTAAGGTAAAGGagtaggtatttatagaatttaaaaaaaacaatttatgatttttttttacatttcagATTATTTTTTTAAGATAAAAAATTGAAGTTACCGTTGAAAAGTAACTGACCGTTGTGAATTAATTATAGCTGTTGGATCTTTGATCCAATAGTTGAGATTAAATAACCGTTGCACAGAAGGATTGGtgaggaaaaaaattaaaaaaaaaaggctactGGCAGCAACGCATGTGCAGTGGAGCCCACCACCAACGGTCGGGCGATTCATTTGCTAATTTTCAGTCAGTGGATTGCCCGGGCGAGTGGGCCCCTCCAATCAGTCGGGCAATTATATGCTGCTGCATCAGCCAAGCCATCTCTTTTCTCCAATTGGTTAGTCAACCGGTCTACCGCTGCATGTGCTCTAAggacttagtggagctaattctAGAGACATACAAGATTTTGAAGGCACTACAAGGGAAATGACGGAAGGaagcaagtgtgggggaatcAAGTCATACATCTTGAGTTGAAAATGTGTAAAAGCCTtgccataagaaaaaaaatatatatatattgttatatgccgaaaaagaaaaaaaaaacagaaaaagaagaatggacagcaaagaaaaaaaaaagggcttaaTACTGGTTACAACCCTgtagtttaggtccaaaatcaattcagtcattggacttctaatttcatcagaaacacccctgcactttcagttttgatctaataggtccaattcgttaatattctgttatgagttcaagttatagttggattattgttgaaaaactttttatttttaatagtaggactcactcctaaattgactatgcaggccacctcgacaccatatcataaaacataggccatatatgagccacattaataagttaaataactcaattgtcggaaaactaacaaattggacctattagattaaaattaaaagtgcaagggtgtttttgaaattagaagttcagggactgaattgattttagactcAAACTATAGGGTAGTAATCTAtatttagcccaaaaaaaaaaaaatgaaaatatggcTAAGGCATGACATGGATTGATGTATGTACTTGGATCTCTTGTTGTGACTACAAGAAgagtttagaatgaagcaagGGTCCAACACAATGACATTCGGCCTTCAATAAAGACACACAAGAAGTTCAACATTGCAAGATGCCTTGGTGACTAAAAGAAGACGTCTCAATGCTTCAATGCAGGCTCCActaggtttttagaacactttgtGATTTTTCCTTACCCTTTCGTTTCTCTAAACCCAtaaaccttggccccattacaaccttgaagtAAGACCTCTTcgatccttaagatgggcagcctttgatctgtggagattggtTACAAGAGTTGAGCATATGGTTCGGTCCGTtcggcaagtagttggtatccttcatgagatcgaaaaagaaaaaaagaaaatatataaatttcaacatagcctttctttctttatatatgtgagcttttttttgtttgtcaaaaatattatcatctctcacatatatttgagtgaaaaatcttttaagcattagccttgatctgagagaagaaagagtggtaaatcatgtgaggtttgaatcatacttgttggatacatgttgagctccacccatcaccattgtcacatccgtgtcttacatgcttatatgtggaatatatgttttaattaactctcgaattactTATGATTGAATCTTGGTTGCatgctaatcttgatgctatgaaagtaagagatttctgagacaacaaTGTTGAAGACATAGTTTGTTCGAGTCTTTTGagttcttgttttattttcttggttttgattttgctaagggactaacAAAAGCTAAGtatgggggaatttgataggagcataagaTGCGATAAATACAAAGTGCAATCCTTTACACTtctcttagttatttcctttaaaaagttaattttaactttgttttcttttaaggtagttcgtggagtgattcaagagaaataagagcttaaAGGGAGCAAAGGAGCGATGGATCATGAATTACTGATTCAGAGGATCAACAttgatcaaccatttggccagaaattacaaggaaagtcCACAGAAATCATTGTACAAGACAGTTGCTGCACAgtagaaaactgcagtttcagaatcaactttctgggaacggttttgatgAGACATTCTTGCATTCTCCCAGCTGCAGCTATCCAGTAAGGGCCAGAGAAACTTAAatacatgatgttatacttcaacaaAAGTCAAAGAAAAGTGTtaacgaggcagtaggaaaccAAGCGCAAAGTAGGCTtgccgataaggcagaaactgtcagcttttcatgaagttttttgggagatcttttccggcaattttcttggagtttttccagaagattATTGATCATTatagatgatatgatgtcatagagcacgtgaaagtcaagaaccatccagaaacttgtcaagacaaagttgttccttgtccaagaaggaagcttcagagacagaaattgaatcctagtcaaaacagggcattttggccgagatttttctttggacggatttccagggaatttttggaaggttattgctgctgcaaatatgaaggagagtcctagaatgattcatcaagattttgggaagattattaaggcttgaaaatcatttaattatgcaccaagtagagtaatcctcaagcaactaggggaggctttcaaagcagaattggaaaaggaaacttgggctgtgtattctatatatatagaggctctgaacacgttgaaaatcaccatcctacagcgccatcttctgcacccaaaccctagcacacaaagtctcgaaattcccaagtcttcaagaagaaaaaccGTGCAATCCATCTTCCATCTTCCATCTTCCATCAAGCTTCTACCGTGACCTATCTTGAAGGAGTGCCTGCATCCAAGGccgcctaaaagtgaattcgtggctctcatactctcccTTTTACAGTTTTTATCATCTTGTAATCTAATATTCAtgcttttatttgttgaatttaagacaatgtgtggctagttactttttgttaggggcgaggtttgaagccccaattatgtagaacatatgtttgtttaaatttagtttcttgatctttggtgtggattggttgtttatctttgattgattgaaaacttttgcatgtgtttgttttatggtggccaacataggatttatgcatgtaattggagctaggtttagaaaataattcacctaatcgtcttgttttctaatccacaagtatgcaaggctttaaacaaaagctgatgttttaaacaactagaagagcatgctaggtaggcgttccacactagactgcaactctataatcaatcgtttccatgagatcttaatgcttcaaatatgttgacactatatgtgttgttgataggatagcgttctatatcttgattgcatgtttgataggcttagctattgtgcgttcacgtagactaagtaattagggaaacattaataagggacatgatctgctccgacttatttcttggttgatttcttttcacaccttagtaattgacactaggttaacttaacattgtttgaaagtaattggtggtggatttccgagtctctaacgttttctccatcttatttttcTCAACTTAAAATCgaaattgctttctttgttttcctttaattttcgtaaaacctaaaaacccccaaaacatttatttttcttttcttcttctatttcgttgctttctctctctttttccctATTAtgtgttttgttcttcttttagttagttttctttgtttgtttgatttgtgttctttgttagtatagcttagtttatttttctttgtgattaattggttaccctcaatctctggcatcgaatgatccttgcttactctatattgctaacgactacatcttgcagggttaaattgcgcccttgtttttagcgtatcactCGTCACCCATATGAACCAAAAAGTAGTCAAGAGAGGACTCAAGACTCTGATCGTATCCCTGCCAATCTTCCTGATGAAACACTATTCATTTTCCCAAGCATTCATGGACCTAATACTGTTCTAGGACCTCCTCATGTAGTCAACTCTCCACCATCTCGCTTTGATCATGGTATAAATGGGACTTGATCTCCAGCTGGTCATCCTGCGTTTTGCCACCCTGGTGTTACTTTCGTGGATGCCACCCGTAATCTGGATGAAGCTgctcttttttcattttcttttgtacACTATGGCCGTGTGGACTCACCCTTAGTACTACATGCTGAATCAGAGGATCATTCTCAATCCCTGGTTGTTCCTGTAATCGATTCTCAACCATTGGTCATTGTCCTTCCCCAACCGCATCCTGATGTTGAAATCAATGGTGAGGATTTAGTTGCTGATGAAGACCTTGACCCTGACCTGGATGAAGATGTTGATGAAAACATCGAGGTAATTGATAAGCTCAGATACTCTTTCTTTTGCATATTTCGTGGATTCTAAGTTATCAGTTATAACCTCTAATACTATAGAAGCTTTGATTATGGCCCTGCCTCTACTCCTTATCCTAAATTCTTAAATCCCAATCAGAACACTGCTTATAGCTCTGTTGATTCCATTCAGGAGGTTGAAGCTCCTGAAATAGCACATTCTAATGAGATATGTTTACACCACATGGGTGCAAAGGTGCAAACGCCAGAAATATATGGCTCGATAGCCACCCAAAGCAATGAAAAGACCACCAAAGGTTGATGAGTATGCTTCAGACGCCAGTCAACTAGCCCTTGACATACAAAGAGAAACATTCCCACATCAAAGAATGAATAAGCACCCCTCCAATAACACTTATACAAAGGGCAaatccttcccaatcaagtaagtTCACCATTACAATTTACACATTTCCCTATCTTTATCTCATACACAGATACTAACTTAAGCATCGGAGGGTTTGAGACCGGTAACTCTAGTCTCCCTCTGACCTATTTCTTTGTTAACAGGTATTGAGATAGAGTGTTCAACCCCTTCATATCTGTAGATAGCGGCTCCCGATGTTACATCAACAATTGGGGCTAGAAGGAGCTCTTCTGGCGGCACCACAAGCCCACTACAATGGCAGATGACAACAATCCCTAGGACACGATAGCTTGAACTCTCGACTTTATGCCCCCAGTAAACACAAGCTTCGCGATCATTGACAGCTCCGGTAGACCAATTCCAGACCT contains these protein-coding regions:
- the LOC112178478 gene encoding uncharacterized protein LOC112178478, with the translated sequence MEELNKWLLDRERENMEELERIQATNSQAAAMVAQYQLSDAPRGRGSRPGRAQYVERHREVRGHFLLEDYFVERPVYDEAGFRRRYRMQKHVFQRIMEDLCNFDSFWGQKADATGKMGLLPEQKMTGALRMLAYGAAADQCDEITRMGASIALECLKKFCRQVEFLYGGWFLRPPNPADLYRLLNRGQRRGFPGMIGSIDCMHWEWKNCPTGWAGAFSGRKGRPTIILEAVASYYMRIWHAFFGTPGAQNDLNVLGASNVFERVIGGTAPLVEFEVSNKRYTNGYYLADGIYPRWSTFVKTISNPRTGEEKHFCKKQEAYHKDVERCFGILQSRWAILRHGARLFKLEDLRAIMISCIILHNVIVDDEFVEEEFMESQEADLMNPAMATVYDQPVHPDTGAPIPFEPVGRDGQNLPAFMDREFQVESAYLHKCLQDDLVMHNWNMDGN
- the LOC121050705 gene encoding uncharacterized protein LOC121050705 yields the protein MGDSGTNWSTDEQVQLCDSWARKTVCPITGKQITSSKLWEKVHADYVQNWQGPPTSRTPQALQSQFRTLKRILKDWHNAQMTSRNRIMSGTNKMDEENQTHYIFMKKHPKKFDKFECWEKVKYHPYFMDPPSNSQPPASYSTASFSENESPIDLDDEIVLETPSSSMPRPMGQKRTKEAKKKGKKAQDAAESMALAIQAMAESTQASVELVKKRNEEMAAHTKKVFEFEEAKEDARIMAMDTNSMTPQSKAWWKKKKGDIVAKTMSDGGSSGCYIPQFD